In the Bombus pyrosoma isolate SC7728 linkage group LG15, ASM1482585v1, whole genome shotgun sequence genome, one interval contains:
- the LOC122575489 gene encoding SRR1-like protein isoform X1, with product MRDSGEFKLVTRRKKRIPRVRNICHTSTILTTNDDDDGNLNINYETLFGKLLEAEVEVKNSSFADNVFHYLKDSLTALNSSGICDILCYGLGHFSTHRSSKYQLALLLSLKKHYNPQIYVYDPVFSSEEIKFLKQLDFNVITINEECKRIIGDNVTLVYMPHCSVHLINNFLYANWCKNLNKCILLTNSFSIVADDLRKTNKSSPIDYVFRIRPYVTEIALRNDFIYEEVFNDLSIHTFLEQNINAIPESFWSTREKPCYQDIDIDYLTAKQTKEIDAKNCNKQDET from the exons atgCGAGACAGTGGGGAATTTAAACTCGTAACTCGTCGAAAGAAACGTATACCTCGTGTTCGAAATATATGCCATACGAGCACAATTTTAACCACTAACGATGACGATGATGGTAATCTGAACATTAATTACGAAACACTGTTTGG aaagCTACTAGAGGCTGAAGTTgaagtaaaaaattcatcatttGCTGACAATGTTTTTCATTACTTAAAAGATTCTTTAACTGCTTTAAATAGCAGTGGCATTTGTGATATATTGTGCTATGGTTTGGGCCATTTTTCTACTCACAGATCCTCTAAATATCAATTGGCATTACTCTTATCTTTGAAAAAACATTATAACCCTCAAATTTATGTCTATGACCCAGTTTTTTCTTCTGAAGAAATCAAGTTTCTGAAACAGCTtgattttaatgttataacAATTAATGAAGAATGCAAACGCATTATAGGTGATAATGTTACATTGGTATATATGCCACACTGTTCAGTACATTTAATCAACAATTTCCTTTATGCAAATTGGTGTAAAAACTTAAATAAGTGCATCCTCTTGACAAATAGTTTTTCAATAGTTGCTGATGACTTGAGAAAAACAAATAAGTCTAGTCCTATTGATTATGTCTTTCGTATTCGACCATACGTTACAGAAATTGCTTTACGAAATGATTTCATATATGAAGAAGTATTCAATGACTTAAGTATTCATACATTTcttgaacaaaatattaatgcaaTTCCTGAGAGTTTTTGGAGTACACGAGAAAAACCTTGCTATCAAGATATAGATATTGATTATTTGACTGCTAAGCAAACTAAGGAAATAGATGCTAAGAATT GTAACAAGCAAGATGAAACCTAA
- the LOC122575479 gene encoding short/branched chain specific acyl-CoA dehydrogenase, mitochondrial isoform X1: MFNTNIEIKEGQWFNNANGDTAMISRKMYNNRHLTTCITQLHHCPGPLTQFTEEELLMKESVAKLAKEEIAPLVRKMEKEGKIDDAVVRTLFENGLMGIQVPEKYNGSGCNFMTTVLTVEEVGKVCGAVAALVDIHNTLVNSLIVKVGTEEQKAKYLPRLAQEHAGSFCLTEPGSGSDAFSLKTEAKKDGSDYVINGTKMWISNSDIAGLFLVFANANPSAGYRGITTFFVERDTPGLTIAKPEDKLGIKASGTCMIHFDNVRVPEENILGELGRGYKYAAKFLNEGRIGIGAQMIGIAQGCFDATIPYTLERKQFGKDIFSFQSMQHQIAQVATELECARLLVYNAARLVDAKRDVIKEAAMAKLVASETALHVTAKCIDFMGGVGFTTDFPQEKYFRDSKIGTIYEGTSNMQLSTIAKCIRQQYS; the protein is encoded by the exons ATGTTTAACacgaatatagaaataaaagaaggtCAATGGTTTAACAATGCAAATGGCGATACAGCAATG ATATCacgaaaaatgtataacaataGGCATCTGACCACTTGTATAACACAATTACATCACTGTCCCGGTCCTTTAACTCAATTTACAGAAGAAGAACTTTTGATGAAAGAAAGTG TTGCTAAATTGGCTAAAGAGGAAATTGCTCCGCTTGTgcgaaaaatggaaaaagagggaaaaataGACGATGCTGTAGTACGAACACTTTTCGAAAATGGT TTAATGGGCATCCAAGTACCGGAGAAATACAATGGTTCTGGGTGTAACTTTATGACAACGGTTTTAACTGTTGAAGAAGTTGGCAAAGTTTGTGGAGCTGTGGCAGCTCTGGTCGATATTCACAATACTTTAGTGAACTCGTTAATTGTGAAAGTCGGCACGGAGGAACAGAAAGCAAAATATCTGCCGAGATTAGCACAAGAACAC GCGGGAAGTTTTTGTCTTACGGAGCCTGGTTCAGGATCAGATGCCTTTTCTTTGAAAACCGAAGCAAAAAAGGATGGATCTGATTATGTTATAAACGGAACAAAAATGTGGATTTCAAATTCTGATATTGCGGGtttgtttcttgttttcgCAAATGCAAATCCTTCTGCC gGATACCGTGGcattacaacattttttgtagaACGAGATACACCTGGATTAACAATCGCAAAACCTGAAGATAAGCTAGGAATTAAAGCATCGGGTACATGTATGATTCACTTCGACAACGTCAGA GTTCCCGAGGAAAATATCTTAGGAGAACTTGGACGAGGGTACAAATACGctgcaaaatttttaaatgaaggACGAATTGGTATTGGAGCTCAAATGATTGGTATAGCACAAGGCTGCTTCGATGCTACTATACCATACACATTAGAAAGGAAACAATTTGGAAAAGACATATTCTCATTTCAA TCTATGCAACATCAAATTGCTCAAGTGGCCACTGAACTTGAATGTGCCAGGTTACTGGTTTACAATGCGGCCAGATTAGTCGATGCCAAAAGAGATGTAATAAAAGAGGCTGCCATGGCAAAACTGGTTGCTTCCG AAACGGCTTTACATGTTACCGCAAAATGCATCGACTTTATGGGTGGAGTAGGATTCACAACAGATTTTCCTCaagaaaagtattttagaGATTCGAAAATTGGGACTATTTACGAAGGCACTAGTAATATGCAATTATCAACCATAGCCAAATGCATCCGTCAACaatattcgtga
- the LOC122575489 gene encoding protein FMC1 homolog isoform X2 produces the protein MAISSYKIGEFFSGEFKLVTRRKKRIPRVRNICHTSTILTTNDDDDGNLNINYETLFGKLLEAEVEVTSKMKPNIKLLRTLIQEIRRTSSQQKSENNMTQYILEQARSHRETSEVLCKAREELKNLAETYLCYLNSQRVCKEIQIRYAGKGERSIKETADLVGFKLPHDPK, from the exons ATGGCAATTTCAAGTTATAAAATAGGTGAATTTTTTAG TGGGGAATTTAAACTCGTAACTCGTCGAAAGAAACGTATACCTCGTGTTCGAAATATATGCCATACGAGCACAATTTTAACCACTAACGATGACGATGATGGTAATCTGAACATTAATTACGAAACACTGTTTGG aaagCTACTAGAGGCTGAAGTTgaa GTAACAAGCAAGATGAAACCTAATATCAAGTTGCTTCGTACACTTATACAAGAAATTCGACGAACTTCATCTCAacaaaaatcagaaaataatatgaCGCAATACATTTTGGAGCAAGCACGATCCCATCGAGAAACGTCTGAAGTTTTGTGCAAAGCACGAGAAGAGCTAAAAAATTTAGCAGAAACATATCTTTGTTACCTAAACTCTCAACGAGTATGCAAAGAAATTCAAATCCGATATGCTGGTAAAGGAGAACGAAGTATCAAAGAAACCGCAGATCTCGTCGGATTTAAATTACCTCATGATCCGAAATGA
- the LOC122575479 gene encoding short/branched chain specific acyl-CoA dehydrogenase, mitochondrial isoform X2 translates to MNLFTSSIKQISRKMYNNRHLTTCITQLHHCPGPLTQFTEEELLMKESVAKLAKEEIAPLVRKMEKEGKIDDAVVRTLFENGLMGIQVPEKYNGSGCNFMTTVLTVEEVGKVCGAVAALVDIHNTLVNSLIVKVGTEEQKAKYLPRLAQEHAGSFCLTEPGSGSDAFSLKTEAKKDGSDYVINGTKMWISNSDIAGLFLVFANANPSAGYRGITTFFVERDTPGLTIAKPEDKLGIKASGTCMIHFDNVRVPEENILGELGRGYKYAAKFLNEGRIGIGAQMIGIAQGCFDATIPYTLERKQFGKDIFSFQSMQHQIAQVATELECARLLVYNAARLVDAKRDVIKEAAMAKLVASETALHVTAKCIDFMGGVGFTTDFPQEKYFRDSKIGTIYEGTSNMQLSTIAKCIRQQYS, encoded by the exons atgaatttatttacatcTTCAATTAAGCag ATATCacgaaaaatgtataacaataGGCATCTGACCACTTGTATAACACAATTACATCACTGTCCCGGTCCTTTAACTCAATTTACAGAAGAAGAACTTTTGATGAAAGAAAGTG TTGCTAAATTGGCTAAAGAGGAAATTGCTCCGCTTGTgcgaaaaatggaaaaagagggaaaaataGACGATGCTGTAGTACGAACACTTTTCGAAAATGGT TTAATGGGCATCCAAGTACCGGAGAAATACAATGGTTCTGGGTGTAACTTTATGACAACGGTTTTAACTGTTGAAGAAGTTGGCAAAGTTTGTGGAGCTGTGGCAGCTCTGGTCGATATTCACAATACTTTAGTGAACTCGTTAATTGTGAAAGTCGGCACGGAGGAACAGAAAGCAAAATATCTGCCGAGATTAGCACAAGAACAC GCGGGAAGTTTTTGTCTTACGGAGCCTGGTTCAGGATCAGATGCCTTTTCTTTGAAAACCGAAGCAAAAAAGGATGGATCTGATTATGTTATAAACGGAACAAAAATGTGGATTTCAAATTCTGATATTGCGGGtttgtttcttgttttcgCAAATGCAAATCCTTCTGCC gGATACCGTGGcattacaacattttttgtagaACGAGATACACCTGGATTAACAATCGCAAAACCTGAAGATAAGCTAGGAATTAAAGCATCGGGTACATGTATGATTCACTTCGACAACGTCAGA GTTCCCGAGGAAAATATCTTAGGAGAACTTGGACGAGGGTACAAATACGctgcaaaatttttaaatgaaggACGAATTGGTATTGGAGCTCAAATGATTGGTATAGCACAAGGCTGCTTCGATGCTACTATACCATACACATTAGAAAGGAAACAATTTGGAAAAGACATATTCTCATTTCAA TCTATGCAACATCAAATTGCTCAAGTGGCCACTGAACTTGAATGTGCCAGGTTACTGGTTTACAATGCGGCCAGATTAGTCGATGCCAAAAGAGATGTAATAAAAGAGGCTGCCATGGCAAAACTGGTTGCTTCCG AAACGGCTTTACATGTTACCGCAAAATGCATCGACTTTATGGGTGGAGTAGGATTCACAACAGATTTTCCTCaagaaaagtattttagaGATTCGAAAATTGGGACTATTTACGAAGGCACTAGTAATATGCAATTATCAACCATAGCCAAATGCATCCGTCAACaatattcgtga